The DNA region TTCACGTACACTGTTGACCTGCCATTCAGGAAATACGGCTATCGATGAGGTGGACTTTTTGAGTTTGTCAAGTTCAGCCATTGCCATGACAACGAATGTCCTCACACAAAGAGTCATGCGGAAAACGTCGAGTCTGGTATTGTCTACTATTTCAGAAAGGATATATTTCATAACTTGTTGCATGGGTAATGTCAAGAAATGAAATGCCCTTCCTTGTAACGAGTATTTTCCATTTGAAAATTCTGATGCAGTCATGTATACATTTTCTATTGTTTGGAAAAATTTTGGATCAAACAGTAATAGGCATATTAAACCACTAGAGACTAGGTTGACAAGTTCAATACGCTCTGCTTTTTCCAGTAACAACAAGTGGTATTGTGAACCGAATATATCCATGGCTTTTCTCCCGGGAAACGTTACATGAACAGTACCTCTCAAAACTACTGGCATTACCCAAAGTCGACGGTTTGCTGTAATAAATATGCGTGAGTCTCTGTCCATATCATATTCAGTAAGGCATATGGAAAAATCAGCTTCCAAAAATTCACGCCAAGAAACATTTATGCCTCCGCTCCTTCCTTGCACGTATTTTTGTTTAAATGCTGGTAATTTGCGCATTTCCCTCATGAACTTTACCGTGTTTCTTATCTTTCCAGTATCATTTTCCTCTATTCTTACCTCTACCATTCCTTAAAATTAGCTTTTGGACACTTTTTGGATTTCCTAGGACACTTTTTGTCTTTTTAGGGCAGTTTTTTGATGCAGCGACTATAGTGTTAACTTAAAATTACCAAAAAATGACAAAAGAAACAATTAAAACAATCCTACCGTCTGCTACTATCTATTCTCTGGAATCGCTTTTTCAATGCCCAGACCCTTTGTATGGACGTATTTACGAAAGGGAAAACATTTTTCAGACTATCCATTGGATGAATCCTAAAGATTCCGGCTTTCTAAAATGGGAACGCTGGCAAATTATTTCCAGCCTGTGTTATTTTTCCAACTTAGGCTTATGTCGTATATGGGCAAACTCCTTAAACCTGATTTATTACGGGGTACATTTCAACAAAGGCATTCCCGTCTACCCCTTAATAGTAAAGGAAAACGGTAGAGTTCGAATGCAAATAGATTTTATGGTACTTTCTAATCGCAATACTCAATTTTACCGTCCTTATGCTATAGCTGTCTATGCAGGACTTCGGTACCGAATACCATCATTTGGTAATATAATAATTAGGGAGAACATGATTGCATTATTTCTGCAAACTATCATGGAATTCTTTATTGCATCCGGACAGTTTTCGCCATTGCTTATTGCCGTAGAAAAAAATAAGAAGTTGGTTAATTCCCTGTTTGAGATACCTGATGTCAAAACGGAATCTGTACCGATAAAAGACAATACTGTCTACATGGTTATGGCATTTTCAAAAAAGTGAATAACCTATAGTTGTGGAAATTGGAAGCATTGATCAAATTGTTGAAAACAAATCATTTATAATTCTTTAACCTAATAGAAATATCATGGAAAACTATATAACTCAATTATGGAATCGCTATATTTCGGCATCTGGCGAAAGTAGATCGACTGATGTAACAACACAAGACTATAATATGCAAGCAATAAGAGCAATTTATGCCACCATCTTAGAGTTGCGATCTTTCATGCATAACTATATATTTCAAAGCCGTAACGAACAATTGAAATATCATAAATTCTACGCACCACGATTTATTGCAGAATATATCTATTTTATACAAGTACAAAAATTAAACATATCCAGTATAGTTTCAAGTAATGTCCGACGTAAACGCTTGGAAAAGGAAAGAAGAGATATCAATCGTTTTTTTGAGAAAAATTTAAGAATATCCGAATATTTGGCTGGAGGTCATGAATATTTGGATGAAAAACTTTTTCTAAATGATGGGTTACAATTAGAAATTCCTTTCCTAGATGAATCAACTTTTATTTTAGAAGCACAACTCATAACGGGTGCAGGATTCACCATTGCTCGTTTAAAAGCTTATGAACGATTATTGAATTACATTGAAAAACTACTTGCACAGGAAAAAATAAATGAAACTGAATCTAATCATTCCGTACAATCAACATTAAATTGGACAGATACAGGTATGTCCTTAACCGAGATGGCTTATGCACTGAAATACTCTGGCGCTATAAACCAGGGAAATGTAGACGTAAAAACAATCGCAGATGCATTAGCACAAGTTTTCAATACTCAACAAGTAAATATTTACCGAAATAAGCAAGATTTATATTCAAGAAAAAATCAAAGCATGTTTATAGATAAATTACGAAAAGACTTAATTCGCGGCCTAGAACAGTCTGATTTAGGATCTTAAGTCTTATTAAATTATACATTTATCCGCAACATCTTAAAAAATCTCTTTTACGTAAGAAATTATCGTTTTTTGACAATCTCTATGCGTGAATTTGGAAACTTACCGAAAAATGATTAAATTCCATAAATTACAAACCCTTCAATTTTTTTATGATTCTATCCTCTATCATTTGCGTAGCACTAGCTGTTTATTTAGGAATTTCATCAAGGTCTAAAAAATCAAAGTAAAATCCCTTTGCATAAAAATGCAAAAGGATCGTATACTTCATTATTAATTAGATTCAGTAAATCTATTAAATTATTTGATATTCTCAACAAAACAAATCTGCCAACCAAAATTAAATTATCGAAAATTGGGTATTAAAATCCATTCTGATAAATAAAAACTAACAAAAATTAGTAATTAATTCTTCATATTTGCTAAATATTTTAGTATTTACAAATGATGATTATTTCAAAATATCAAGAATCAATGGCTATTGTTTTGCCATTTTTTATAAACCGAGTTCCTGCAGGCTTCCCATCTCCCGCAGCTGATTATGCA from Rhizosphaericola mali includes:
- a CDS encoding RteC domain-containing protein, which translates into the protein MENYITQLWNRYISASGESRSTDVTTQDYNMQAIRAIYATILELRSFMHNYIFQSRNEQLKYHKFYAPRFIAEYIYFIQVQKLNISSIVSSNVRRKRLEKERRDINRFFEKNLRISEYLAGGHEYLDEKLFLNDGLQLEIPFLDESTFILEAQLITGAGFTIARLKAYERLLNYIEKLLAQEKINETESNHSVQSTLNWTDTGMSLTEMAYALKYSGAINQGNVDVKTIADALAQVFNTQQVNIYRNKQDLYSRKNQSMFIDKLRKDLIRGLEQSDLGS
- a CDS encoding helix-turn-helix transcriptional regulator: MVEVRIEENDTGKIRNTVKFMREMRKLPAFKQKYVQGRSGGINVSWREFLEADFSICLTEYDMDRDSRIFITANRRLWVMPVVLRGTVHVTFPGRKAMDIFGSQYHLLLLEKAERIELVNLVSSGLICLLLFDPKFFQTIENVYMTASEFSNGKYSLQGRAFHFLTLPMQQVMKYILSEIVDNTRLDVFRMTLCVRTFVVMAMAELDKLKKSTSSIAVFPEWQVNSVREAAIFLAENLDEYPGTAKLARKSAMNVSTFRKVFAETMGCGAQAYWNDKRMETARQWLIQHKFKPLEVARTLGFSSSQSFNKQFKKHFGIAPSQMYKNHQ